The Pseudomonas sp. B21-023 genomic interval ACCACGCTGATCCAGCTGTAATCCTATCGCGGGGCAGGCCCGCTCCCGGCTGGGAGCAGGCCTGCCCCGCGATGCATCCATCCCCGCTCACTCAAAAAGATGGCTTATAGCCATTACCCTTGATGTTTGACTATCAAGAATCCCGGTAGACTGCCGAAACAACGTGACAGCATGCTTGCTCGTTACGAATAGTTTCTATTTACCTGGAGAACACGCGTGAAATACGCATCACAAGGACTCGTGCTGGCAGCCGCCCTGGCTGTCGGGTCCATCGCCGGCTGTGCCACCGAAACCTCCACCGCTGTTGCCGTGCAACAGGTCGAAAGCGTCAGTCGTCCCTACAGCGGCGTGCGCACGCCGATCGCCGTGGGCAAGTTCGACAACCGCTCCAGCTACATGCGCGGCATCTTCTCCGACGGCGTCGACCGCCTCGGCGGCCAGGCCAAGACCATCCTGATCACCCACCTGCAGCAGACCAACCGTTTCAACGTGCTGGACCGCGATAACATGGGCGAGATCCAGCAGGAAGCGGCCATCAAGGGCCAGGCCCAGCGCCTGAAGGGCGCCGACTTCGTGGTGACCGGCGACGTCACCGAGTTCGGCCGCAAGGAAGTCGGCGATCACCAGCTGTTCGGCATCCTCGGCCGCGGCAAGACCCAGATCGCCTACGCCAAGGTCGCCCTGAACATCGTCAACATCAGCACATCCGAAGTGGTCTATTCGAGCCAAGGCGCCGGTGAATACGCCCTGTCCAACCGTGAAGTCATCGGCTTCGGCGGCACCGCCAGCTACGACTCGACCCTCAACGGCAAAGTGCTCGACCTGGCCATGCGCGAAGCTGTCAACAAGCTGGTGGGCGCAGTCGAAAGCGGCCAGTGGAAACCACAGGCGCAATAACAAGCACAACACGACAAGGAAGACCGTTCGATGAGCATCACCTACCCGGCCTGGCGCACTGTCGCCGGGCTGCTGCTGGGCAGCGTCCTGCTGGCCGGCTGCAATTCGCCCAAGACCCTGTACCAGTGGGAAAGCTACCAGCCCCAGGTATACGGCTACCTCAAAGGTGACGCCAAGGAAGAACAGGTCACCGCCCTGGAGCGCGACCTGGAGAAGATCAAGGCCAAGAACGGCGCAGTGCCACCGGGCTACCACGCGCAGCTGGGCCTGCTGTACTCCAGCCTGGGCAAGGATGACCAGATGATCCAGCAGTTCCGTACCGAAAAAGCGCTGTTCCCTGAGTCGGCGGCCTACATGGACTTCCTGATGAGCAACGCCAGCAAGGGAGCCCAGCAATGATCAAGCGCCTGACCCAACTGATCGTCGGCGCCTGCGTGCTGGCCCTGTTCGCCGGCTGCGCCGAGCGCAAGAGCATCGACTATTCGGCCTACAAGCAGAGCCGACCGAAGTCGATCCTGATCCTGCCGCCGCTGAACGAGTCGCCCGACGTCAAGGCCACCTACAGCATGCTGTCCCAGGTCACCTATCCGCTGGCCGAGGCCGGCTACTACGTGATGCCGGTGGCGCTGGTGGACGAGACGTTCCGCCAGAACGGCCTGACCACGCCGGCCGATATCCACCAGTTGCCCACAGCCAAGCTGAACGAGATCTTCGGCGCCGACGCCGGCCTGTACGTGACCGTCAGCGACTACGGCACCCGCTACATGGTGCTGAGCAGCGCGACCATCGTCACTGCCAGCGCCAAACTGGTCGACCTGAAGACCGGTGCCACCTTGTGGACCGGCAGTGCCACGGCCTCCAGCGAGGAAGGCAAGCAGAACCAGGGTGGCCTGATCGGCATGCTGGTGGCGGCGGCCATCAACCAGATCATCAGCAGCGTGCAGGATGATGCCGGCTACCCGATCGCCGGGATGACCAGCGCACGCCTGCTGACGCCCTACCCGAATGGCGGGATCCTCTACGGGCCACGTTCGCCGAAGTACGGCACAGACTGACACGACGCGCAGGCGGCCCAAGGGCCGCCTTTCTTTTCCAGTTCGGAAAAATCCTACCGCCAGCACGGACAGGCACTACAACACGCATCTCTGCCAGCCGACTAGCATTCCAACTCCACCCCATCGGAGATACAGCGATGCAGAAAGAACTGGTCAAATATGGCAGCGATGTTTCCGCAGGCAGCTACGAATGCGCCGACTGCGGACGCAAGTACTCCAACCAGGGCAAGACCTCGATGCCTCCCTGCCCTGACTTCACCCCCGGCACCCACCCCAAGCGTGGCTGGAAGATCCTCACCGGCGTCGGTGATGCCGTGCAGGACCCTTACCCGAACCGCAGCTGAACCGCAGGCACGAAAAAGGCGACCCGGAGGTCGCCTTTTTCGTGCTTGCGGGCCGGTCAGATACCGTACTGCGCGCGGTAGGCCTCGACCGCCGGCAGGTGCTGCTTGAGCTGCGGATCGTCGGCCAGGAACTCCAGCACCTGGGTCAGCGAGACGATGCTGACCACCGGGATACCGAAGTCGCGTTCGACTTCCTGGATCGCCGACAGCGCGCCATTGCCCCGCTCTTCGCGGTTCAGTGCGATCAGCACACCGGCGGCCTTGGCCTGCTGGGCGTTGATGATCTGCATGACCTCGCGGATCGCGGTGCCGGCAGTGATCACGTCGTCGATGATCAGCACGTCACCGGCCAGCGGGGCACCGACCAGGCTGCCGCCCTCGCCGTGGTCCTTGGCCTCTTTGCGGTTGAAGCACCACGGCACGTCGAGCTGGTGCTGCTCGGCCAGGGCCACGGCAGTGGCCGCCGCCAGGGGAATGCCCTTGTAGGCCGGGCCGAACAGCACGTCGAAGGGGATCTTGCTGTCGACGATGGCCGCCGCGTAGCAACGCCCCAGCTGCGCCAGGGCGGACCCGGTATTGAACAGGCCAGCATTGAAGAAGTACGGGCTGGTACGCCCCGATTTCAGGGTGAACTCACCGAAGCGCAGAACGCCGCGATCGATGGCAAAACGGATGAAGTCGCGCTGATACGGCTGCATGAAAGGTCCCGGACACCACGGATTTAGCTAAATGTGTTGAGCTCGGGTATCATACACGCACGAGATTTTTGGGGCCATTTATGCGGATCATCAGTGTGAACGTAAATGGCATTCAGGCTGCGGCCGAGCGTGGATTGCTCAGCTGGTTGCAAGCCCAGAATGCCGACGTCATCTGCCTTCAGGATACCCGCGCCTCGGCCTTTGAACTCGACGACCCAGCTTTCCAGCTCGATGGCTATTTCCTTTACGCCTGCGACGCGGAGGTGCCCACCCAAGGTGGCGTGGCACTTTACTCGCGCATGCAGCCCAAGGCAGTCATCACCGGCCTGGGCTTCGAGACAGCCGACCGCTACGGGCGTTATCTGCAAGCAGATTTCGACAAAGTCAGTATTGCCAGCCTGTTGCTGCCTTCGGGCATGAACGGGGACGAAGACTTGAACCAGAAGTTCAAGTTGATGGACGACTTCGCCAAGTACCTGGACAAGCAACGCCGCAAGCGTCGCGAGTACATCTACTGCGGCTCGTTCTACGTGGCGCAGCAGAAGCTCGACATCAAGAACTGGCGTGACAGCCAACAGTCGCCGGGCTTCCTGCCACCCGAACGCGCCTGGATGGACGCCATCGTCGGCGACATGGGTTATGTCGATGCCCTGCGCGAAGTCAGCCGTGAAGGCGACCAGTACAGCTGGTGGCCGGACAACGAGCAGGCCGAGATGCTCAACCTGGGTTACCGGTTCGACTACCAGATCCTCACCCCAGGCCTGCGCCGTTTCGTGCGCAACGCCCGCCTGCCGCGCCAGCCGCGCTTCTCCCAGCACGCGCCGCTGATCGTGGACTACGACTGGACGCTGACCATCTGAGAATGGCACGCACAAAAAAGCCGACCATCAGGTCGGCTTTTTTGTGTCTATCTGATCGGCCGCCAGATGAAGGGATAGCGATACGGCTGCCCTTCATTGGCCTTGACCGCTGCCAGGATGATCAGGATCAGCACCGTCACCATCAGCACGGCGAACAGCAGGATGCCGATGAACACGAACATCAGCAGGAAGCAGACGAAGCCGGCGATGGTCACGCTGATCTGGAAGTTCAGCGCCTCCTTGCCCTGGGCATCAATAAAAGGATCCTGCTCGCGCTTGAGGTGCCACAGCACCAGCGGGCCCAGCAAATGCCCCAGAGGCAGCACCAGCCCCAACAATGCCGAGAGGTGGCAGAACATTGCCCATTGCCTGATATCGGCGCTGGGCGGGGTGATCGGTAGATCCGAATCGTTCATGTCCCGCACCTCCCTGGCGTCTGCTCAGTCGGCCAGCGCCGCTTTCTGCAGTTCGAAGATCTCGTCCATGCCCTTCTGCGCCAGCGCCAGCATGGCGTTGAAGTCGGCAGGCTGGAACGGCGCGCCCTCGGCGGTGCCCTGCACCTCGATGAAACCACCGGCGCTGGTCATGACCACGTTCAGGTCGGTCTCGGCGGCAGAGTCCTCGAGGTAGTCGAGGTCGAGCACGGCCTCGCCCTGGTACATGCCCACCGATACCGCGGCAATCATGTGCTTGAGCGGGTTGCCACCCTTGAGGCCGCCACGTTTCTTGATCACCGCCAGGGCGTCGCACAGGGCAACCATGGCGCCGGTGATCGAGGCAGTGCGGGTGCCGCCGTCGGCCTGGATCACGTCGCAGTCGACGTACAGGGTGATGTCGCCGAGCTTGCTCATGTCCAGCGCAGCGCGCAGGGAGCGGCCGATAAGGCGCTGGATCTCTAGGGTGCGGCCGCCTTGCTTGCCACGGCTGGCCTCGCGCTGGTTACGCTCGCCGGTGGAGCGCGGCAGCATGCCGTACTCGGCGGTCAGCCAACCTTGGCCCTGGCCTTTGAGGAAGCGGGGAACACCGTTCTCGACGCTGACCGTGCAGATGACCTTGGTGTCACCGAACTCGACCAGAACCGATCCTTCGGCGTGCTTGGTGTAGTTGCGGGTAATGCGGATCGAGCGGAGCTGATCGGCGGCGCGACCACTTGGACGTTTCATCTGGAATACCTGTACGGGGACATTTGAATCTGCCGAGCATTATAGAGCCCGACGCCCGGCGAAGGCACGCCTGTCGTCGCGCTTGCGCAGCCTGTCGTGTTTTCCGACAGGTTTCGGGGCGACCGTTAGCATGGCTGGATTGGGCGCCCACGCCGCACTGCGCTACAATCCTGCGCCTTGCAGCCGACAGGCTCTCCGTCCACCTGAATACGCGAGGTACTCCCCATGGTGCATAGCATGACCGCTTTTGCTCGTGTCGAGCGCGCTGGCAGCCAAGGCACCCTGGTCTGGGAGCTGCGCTCGGTCAACCACCGCTATCTCGAACCCCACCTGCGCCTGCCCGAGGCCCTGCGCGACCTCGAAGGCGCCGTACGCGAAGGCCTGCGCCAAGGCCTCTCGCGCGGCAAGGTCGAGTGCACCCTGCGTCTGAGCGAGGACAGCACCGGCAAGCCACTGCAGGTCGATCGCGAACGTGCCGCGCAACTGGTCGCCGCCGCCGAAACCGTCGCCAGCCTGATCAAGCAACCGGCACCGCTCAACCCGCTGGAAGTACTGGCCTGGCCGGGCGTGCTGGTGGCCGACGCCACCGATCCGCAAGCGCTCAACGCCGAGGCCATAGCGCTGTTCGACGAAGCCCTGACCGAACTCAAGGCCGGCCGCCAACGCGAAGGCGCCGAGCTGGCCCGCCTGATCAACGAACGTCTGGACAGCATGACCAGCGAAGTCGCCACCCTGCGCGCCCTGGTGCCGCAGATGCTCGCCGCACAGCGGCAGAAGGTCCTCGACCGCTTCAGCGACATGCAGGCCGAGCTCGACCCACAACGCCTGGAACAGGAGATGGTCCTGCTGGCGCAGAAAAGCGACGTCGCCGAAGAGCTGGACCGCCTCAGCACTCACGTCACCGAAGTACGCCGGGTACTCAAGTCGGGCGGCGCCGCCGGCCGGCGCCTGGACTTCCTGATGCAGGAGCTCAACCGCGAAGCCAACACCCTTGGCTCCAAGGCATTCGACCCACGCAGCACGCAGGCGGCAGTCAACCTGAAGGTGCTGATCGAACAGATGCGTGAACAAGTACAGAACATCGAGTAAGGCCACCCCTACCATGAACCACAGCAGCGGCACCCTCTACATCGTCTCGGCCCCGTCCGGCGCCGGCAAGACCAGCCTGGTCACTGAGCTGATCAGGCAAGACCCGCGTGTGAGCGTCTCGGTATCGCATACCACGCGCAAGATGCGCCCAGGCGAAAAGCATGGAACGAACTATCACTTCGTCAGCCATGACGAGTTCAAGACACTCATCGCCAAGAATGACTTCCTTGAGCATGCCGAGGTGTTCGGCAATTTCTACGGTACTTCCCGCAGCGCGATGCAGCAGACGCTGAACAAGGGAAAAGACCTGATACTGGAAATCGACTGGCAAGGAGCCCGTCAGGTACGCAAGCTAATGCCAAAAGCGCGCTCGATCTTCATCCTGCCACCGAGCCAGCAGGCCCTGCGCCAACGCTTGGACGGTCGCGGCCAGGACAGCGAAGAAATCATCGCCGGACGCATGAAGGAAGCGGTCAGCGAGATGGAGCATTACAACGAGTACGAGTACGTCATCATCAACGACAAGTTTGATGATGCACTCGAAGACCTCAAGGCGGTGTTCCGCTCGAACCGCGAAGATGGTGCGGATGCCGTGCAGCATGCCGAAAAGCTGAAGCTGGATAACCAGCAGCGAGTACACCGAGCACTACTCAAAGAGCTGATCGGCTGAAGATAGCCTGGGTCTCTATGAGGCCCATTCGCCGCGGTTCGTCGCCACGACAAGCCGGCTCCCACAAGGGTATGCAATCTCCTGTGGGAGCCGGCTTGCCGGCGATGGGCTGCAAAGCAGCCCCTTTTTCCTTACTCCTGCAGCTGCAACGTCGCCTGCTGACGCAGGGTAGCCCCCAGGAAGTACGCCGGCGCACGCAGCCGCGACAGCAGCATCAGCACGATGCCCAGCGCCGAAATGATCGCCGCGATCACGAATACCAGCCCCAGCCCCCCAACATGCGAGCCGCTGCCAAAGTCTGGCGAGGCGCTGTCGATCGCCGTGCGCAGGAAGATCACCGACAGGATCAGGCCACCCACCAGCGGGCACACGCCGCGCATGAAAAAGTGGCGCACGCTGTCGAACAGGCTGCGGCGGAAGTACCACACGCAGGCGAAGGCGGTCAGCGAATAGTAGAAGCAGATCATCATGCCCAGGGCGGTGATGGTGTCGGCCAGCACGTTCTCGCTGAGGGTACGCATGGTCACGTAGAACAGGCCTGCGGCAATACCGGCACAGATGGTCGCGTAGCGCGGCGTCTGCGAACGCGGGCAAACAGTGGCGAAGCGTTGCGGCACTGCACCGTAGTAACCCATGGCAAGCAGGGTGCGCGCCGGCGAGACGAAGGTCGATTGCAGCGAGGCGGCGGTGCTGGCCAGCACCGCGATCGACATCAGGATCGCCAGCGGTCCCATCACCGGCCCGGCCAGGTGGGCGAACACGTTCTCCTGGATGCGCGGATTGTTCAGGCCCAGGCCGT includes:
- a CDS encoding CsgG/HfaB family protein translates to MKYASQGLVLAAALAVGSIAGCATETSTAVAVQQVESVSRPYSGVRTPIAVGKFDNRSSYMRGIFSDGVDRLGGQAKTILITHLQQTNRFNVLDRDNMGEIQQEAAIKGQAQRLKGADFVVTGDVTEFGRKEVGDHQLFGILGRGKTQIAYAKVALNIVNISTSEVVYSSQGAGEYALSNREVIGFGGTASYDSTLNGKVLDLAMREAVNKLVGAVESGQWKPQAQ
- a CDS encoding DUF4810 domain-containing protein → MSITYPAWRTVAGLLLGSVLLAGCNSPKTLYQWESYQPQVYGYLKGDAKEEQVTALERDLEKIKAKNGAVPPGYHAQLGLLYSSLGKDDQMIQQFRTEKALFPESAAYMDFLMSNASKGAQQ
- a CDS encoding DUF799 domain-containing protein encodes the protein MIKRLTQLIVGACVLALFAGCAERKSIDYSAYKQSRPKSILILPPLNESPDVKATYSMLSQVTYPLAEAGYYVMPVALVDETFRQNGLTTPADIHQLPTAKLNEIFGADAGLYVTVSDYGTRYMVLSSATIVTASAKLVDLKTGATLWTGSATASSEEGKQNQGGLIGMLVAAAINQIISSVQDDAGYPIAGMTSARLLTPYPNGGILYGPRSPKYGTD
- the pyrE gene encoding orotate phosphoribosyltransferase, producing the protein MQPYQRDFIRFAIDRGVLRFGEFTLKSGRTSPYFFNAGLFNTGSALAQLGRCYAAAIVDSKIPFDVLFGPAYKGIPLAAATAVALAEQHQLDVPWCFNRKEAKDHGEGGSLVGAPLAGDVLIIDDVITAGTAIREVMQIINAQQAKAAGVLIALNREERGNGALSAIQEVERDFGIPVVSIVSLTQVLEFLADDPQLKQHLPAVEAYRAQYGI
- a CDS encoding exodeoxyribonuclease III; translated protein: MRIISVNVNGIQAAAERGLLSWLQAQNADVICLQDTRASAFELDDPAFQLDGYFLYACDAEVPTQGGVALYSRMQPKAVITGLGFETADRYGRYLQADFDKVSIASLLLPSGMNGDEDLNQKFKLMDDFAKYLDKQRRKRREYIYCGSFYVAQQKLDIKNWRDSQQSPGFLPPERAWMDAIVGDMGYVDALREVSREGDQYSWWPDNEQAEMLNLGYRFDYQILTPGLRRFVRNARLPRQPRFSQHAPLIVDYDWTLTI
- a CDS encoding DUF4870 domain-containing protein translates to MNDSDLPITPPSADIRQWAMFCHLSALLGLVLPLGHLLGPLVLWHLKREQDPFIDAQGKEALNFQISVTIAGFVCFLLMFVFIGILLFAVLMVTVLILIILAAVKANEGQPYRYPFIWRPIR
- the rph gene encoding ribonuclease PH produces the protein MKRPSGRAADQLRSIRITRNYTKHAEGSVLVEFGDTKVICTVSVENGVPRFLKGQGQGWLTAEYGMLPRSTGERNQREASRGKQGGRTLEIQRLIGRSLRAALDMSKLGDITLYVDCDVIQADGGTRTASITGAMVALCDALAVIKKRGGLKGGNPLKHMIAAVSVGMYQGEAVLDLDYLEDSAAETDLNVVMTSAGGFIEVQGTAEGAPFQPADFNAMLALAQKGMDEIFELQKAALAD
- a CDS encoding YicC/YloC family endoribonuclease — translated: MVHSMTAFARVERAGSQGTLVWELRSVNHRYLEPHLRLPEALRDLEGAVREGLRQGLSRGKVECTLRLSEDSTGKPLQVDRERAAQLVAAAETVASLIKQPAPLNPLEVLAWPGVLVADATDPQALNAEAIALFDEALTELKAGRQREGAELARLINERLDSMTSEVATLRALVPQMLAAQRQKVLDRFSDMQAELDPQRLEQEMVLLAQKSDVAEELDRLSTHVTEVRRVLKSGGAAGRRLDFLMQELNREANTLGSKAFDPRSTQAAVNLKVLIEQMREQVQNIE
- the gmk gene encoding guanylate kinase, with product MNHSSGTLYIVSAPSGAGKTSLVTELIRQDPRVSVSVSHTTRKMRPGEKHGTNYHFVSHDEFKTLIAKNDFLEHAEVFGNFYGTSRSAMQQTLNKGKDLILEIDWQGARQVRKLMPKARSIFILPPSQQALRQRLDGRGQDSEEIIAGRMKEAVSEMEHYNEYEYVIINDKFDDALEDLKAVFRSNREDGADAVQHAEKLKLDNQQRVHRALLKELIG